A part of Pectobacterium cacticida genomic DNA contains:
- a CDS encoding ABC transporter ATP-binding protein, whose amino-acid sequence MTYSKVAVRQVERIFTGPRGEQTQALLPVNYQVQENDFITILGPSGCGKSTLLRIIAGLDSPTRGEVWLDGALVEGPGADRGMVFQSYTLFPWLTVAQNICFGLQERGISKAQQQERCDYYIHQVGLKGFEHHYPRQLSGGMQQRTAIARALANDPKVLLMDEPFGALDNQTRVMMQELLLSVWEASRKTVMFVTHDIDEAIFMGNRVAIFSARPGRIKTEIAVAFDGHRDYTLKTSPEFMALKARVTEEIRAETLQALAH is encoded by the coding sequence ATGACCTACAGCAAAGTCGCCGTGCGTCAGGTCGAGCGCATCTTTACCGGCCCGCGTGGCGAGCAGACTCAGGCGCTGCTGCCCGTTAATTATCAGGTACAAGAGAATGACTTTATTACCATTCTTGGGCCGTCGGGGTGTGGTAAATCCACCTTGTTGCGCATTATTGCCGGGTTGGATTCGCCCACCCGTGGCGAAGTGTGGCTCGATGGCGCGCTGGTGGAAGGGCCGGGTGCGGATCGCGGTATGGTGTTTCAAAGTTATACGCTGTTTCCCTGGCTGACCGTGGCGCAGAACATCTGTTTCGGTTTGCAGGAGCGCGGCATCAGCAAGGCGCAGCAGCAAGAGCGCTGCGACTACTACATTCATCAGGTCGGCCTGAAAGGTTTTGAGCATCACTATCCGCGTCAGCTTTCTGGCGGCATGCAGCAACGCACCGCGATTGCGCGCGCATTGGCGAACGACCCTAAAGTGTTGTTAATGGATGAACCTTTTGGCGCGCTGGATAACCAGACGCGCGTCATGATGCAGGAACTTTTACTTTCGGTGTGGGAAGCGTCACGAAAGACAGTGATGTTTGTCACGCACGATATTGATGAAGCTATCTTTATGGGTAACCGAGTCGCGATTTTTAGTGCTCGCCCAGGACGTATCAAAACCGAAATTGCGGTGGCTTTTGATGGGCATCGTGATTACACCCTGAAAACCTCGCCGGAATTCATGGCGCTTAAGGCTAGGGTGACCGAAGAGATTCGCGCCGAAACGCTCCAGGCGTTGGCGCATTAG
- a CDS encoding ABC transporter permease: MMSDSRATDKLPQPPAALPDAAPRWHNPLMVPLRPVAVRLRVALGVAFFVLFFALWAMVTFSGSVSPTFLADPLTMLREGAILFTQYNFSEDIAMTVMRVLAGFLLAAIIGVPLGILMGAYKLCEAFFEPFVSFCRYLPASAFIPLLILWAGIGEMQKILVIFIGSFFQIVLMVAVAVGAARRDLVEAAYTLGCSNGSVVRRVLIPGAAPEIAELLRLVLGWAWTYVIVAELIGSSSGIGHMIVDSQALLNTGQIIFGIIVIGVIGLLSDFLFKAMNRRLFSWSLLS, translated from the coding sequence ATGATGAGTGATTCTCGCGCGACTGACAAACTGCCTCAGCCGCCTGCGGCGTTACCTGACGCTGCACCGCGCTGGCACAACCCGTTGATGGTGCCGCTACGGCCTGTCGCCGTGCGGTTGCGCGTGGCACTTGGGGTGGCCTTTTTTGTCCTGTTTTTTGCCCTGTGGGCAATGGTGACGTTCAGCGGTTCGGTATCACCGACTTTTTTGGCCGATCCGCTGACCATGCTGCGTGAAGGGGCGATCCTCTTTACCCAGTATAACTTTTCCGAGGATATCGCCATGACGGTGATGCGCGTGCTGGCAGGGTTCCTGCTGGCCGCGATCATCGGTGTTCCTCTCGGCATTCTGATGGGCGCGTACAAACTGTGCGAGGCGTTTTTCGAACCCTTTGTGTCGTTTTGCCGCTATTTACCGGCATCCGCGTTTATTCCGCTACTGATCCTATGGGCAGGCATCGGTGAGATGCAGAAGATTCTGGTGATCTTTATAGGCTCCTTCTTTCAAATTGTGTTGATGGTGGCGGTAGCGGTAGGGGCGGCGCGTCGCGATCTGGTGGAGGCGGCCTACACGTTGGGGTGCAGCAACGGTAGCGTGGTGCGTCGCGTGCTGATCCCCGGCGCGGCACCGGAAATTGCCGAACTGCTGCGGTTGGTGCTCGGATGGGCGTGGACTTACGTGATTGTGGCTGAGCTGATTGGCTCGTCGAGCGGTATCGGCCACATGATTGTGGACAGTCAGGCACTGCTGAATACCGGACAGATCATCTTCGGCATTATCGTCATCGGGGTGATCGGTTTGCTGTCAGATTTTCTGTTTAAGGCGATGAACCGACGCCTGTTTTCCTGGAGCTTATTGTCATGA
- a CDS encoding ABC transporter substrate-binding protein — MGWKATLIALCMVSAGVAQAADTSVAIGISGWTGFAPLTLADKAGIFKKHGLDVSIKMIPQKDRHLAVASGSIQCAATTVETYVAWNANGVPIKQIVQLDKSYGADGLAVRGPINDIKALKGKTIGVDAPGTSPYFALAWILDKNGMTLKDVKTVTLSPQAAAQALLAGRNDAAMTYEPYLSTVREKPESGKIIATTLDYPMVMDTLGCTPDFLAEHPQAAKALVESYFDALEMIKAEPDKSYEIMGAAVKSSGADFAKSASYLRWQDREQNRKFFSGEIETFSNEAAKLLLEMGVIRKIPDISTLYDASYVK, encoded by the coding sequence ATGGGCTGGAAAGCGACCCTGATAGCGCTTTGCATGGTATCGGCAGGCGTAGCGCAGGCGGCAGATACGTCGGTAGCGATCGGTATTTCTGGCTGGACCGGCTTTGCGCCGCTGACGCTGGCCGATAAAGCGGGCATCTTCAAGAAGCACGGGCTGGACGTGTCGATCAAAATGATCCCACAAAAAGATCGTCATCTGGCCGTAGCCTCTGGTTCGATTCAATGTGCCGCTACCACGGTAGAAACCTATGTCGCCTGGAACGCCAACGGTGTGCCGATCAAGCAAATTGTGCAGTTGGATAAATCCTACGGCGCTGACGGTCTGGCGGTTCGTGGCCCGATCAATGATATCAAGGCATTGAAAGGGAAAACCATTGGTGTCGATGCACCGGGGACTTCCCCCTACTTTGCGCTGGCGTGGATTCTGGATAAAAACGGCATGACGCTTAAAGACGTGAAGACGGTAACCCTCTCGCCACAGGCCGCCGCGCAGGCGCTGCTCGCCGGGCGTAATGATGCGGCTATGACTTACGAACCCTACCTCTCCACGGTGCGTGAAAAACCGGAAAGCGGCAAGATCATCGCCACCACGCTCGATTACCCGATGGTAATGGACACGCTTGGCTGTACGCCTGATTTCCTTGCAGAACATCCGCAGGCCGCCAAGGCATTGGTGGAAAGCTATTTCGATGCGCTGGAGATGATCAAGGCCGAGCCGGACAAATCCTATGAGATCATGGGCGCCGCGGTGAAATCAAGCGGGGCGGATTTTGCTAAATCTGCCAGCTATCTGCGTTGGCAGGACAGAGAACAGAACCGCAAATTCTTCAGCGGTGAGATCGAAACCTTTAGCAACGAAGCGGCCAAACTGCTGTTGGAAATGGGCGTGATTCGCAAGATCCCGGATATCAGCACCTTGTATGACGCCAGCTACGTGAAATAA
- the hutC gene encoding histidine utilization repressor — MVTQQRASQLAGAMSDIPAPIYQRVKQAIISQIRTGAWQPHQRIPSESELVNELGVSRMTINRALRELTSEGFLLRMQGVGTFVAEIKAYAAMLEVRNIAEEIAERGHRHSSRVLALQSLKAEGELAEQFDISPGQTLFHSQIVHYENDLPVQLEDRYVNPVEAPDYLQQDFTRRTPYTYLSQVAPLTAGEHIVEAFIPDDHQRQVLALDPQEPCLMIRRRTWHDARIVTVARLIYPGSRYRLLGRFKTNG; from the coding sequence GTGGTAACACAGCAGCGCGCCTCACAACTCGCAGGCGCCATGAGCGATATACCCGCCCCTATCTATCAACGGGTCAAGCAGGCGATTATCAGCCAGATTCGCACGGGTGCCTGGCAGCCGCACCAACGTATCCCGTCAGAGAGCGAGTTGGTCAACGAACTCGGCGTGAGCCGTATGACGATTAACCGCGCGCTGCGCGAGCTGACCAGTGAAGGCTTTTTGCTGCGTATGCAGGGGGTTGGTACGTTTGTCGCCGAGATCAAGGCCTACGCGGCTATGCTGGAAGTGCGTAATATCGCCGAAGAGATTGCCGAACGTGGACATCGCCACAGCAGCCGCGTGTTAGCGCTGCAAAGTCTGAAAGCAGAGGGGGAACTGGCGGAACAGTTTGATATTTCTCCCGGGCAAACGCTGTTCCACTCGCAGATCGTCCATTACGAAAACGATCTTCCGGTCCAGTTGGAAGATCGCTACGTCAATCCCGTGGAAGCACCGGACTATCTGCAACAGGATTTCACCCGCCGCACGCCTTACACCTATCTCAGTCAGGTCGCCCCACTTACCGCCGGTGAACACATCGTGGAAGCCTTTATTCCAGACGACCACCAGCGGCAGGTGTTGGCACTCGATCCGCAGGAGCCGTGCCTGATGATCCGCCGTCGCACCTGGCACGACGCTCGTATTGTTACCGTTGCTCGCCTGATTTATCCCGGTTCACGCTATCGTCTGTTGGGCCGTTTCAAGACCAACGGCTGA
- a CDS encoding HutD family protein produces the protein MPFFDVNTLPVSRWRNGGGETREIISAPAVAGEGFAWRASIATIAHAGDFSAFPGIDRIITLLEGSGVSLVFPAFSHRLRRGEPLFFAGETPLSATPIVTHGGEAANRDFNIMTRRDSHYATVMAVRDAMQLGAQEAGVLYVMDGCWRIGEETCQAGQGVWWTSQQPQRDLTPLTEDAWLLYTAVFRRESQP, from the coding sequence ATGCCATTTTTTGATGTGAATACCTTACCGGTTAGCCGTTGGCGCAACGGCGGCGGAGAAACACGGGAAATCATCAGCGCGCCGGCGGTGGCGGGGGAAGGGTTTGCCTGGCGTGCCAGCATTGCCACCATTGCGCATGCCGGTGACTTTTCTGCCTTTCCGGGCATTGATCGCATTATTACCTTGCTGGAAGGTTCGGGGGTTTCCCTGGTTTTTCCAGCGTTTTCGCACCGTTTGCGGCGCGGCGAACCGCTGTTTTTTGCCGGTGAGACGCCGCTTTCCGCCACGCCGATCGTGACGCATGGCGGGGAGGCTGCCAACCGGGATTTTAATATCATGACCCGGCGTGACAGCCATTATGCCACCGTGATGGCGGTGCGTGATGCGATGCAACTGGGCGCGCAGGAAGCGGGCGTACTCTATGTGATGGACGGCTGCTGGCGTATTGGTGAGGAAACCTGTCAGGCGGGACAAGGCGTGTGGTGGACAAGTCAACAACCCCAACGCGACCTCACGCCACTGACCGAGGATGCCTGGCTGCTCTACACTGCGGTATTTCGTCGCGAGAGCCAGCCCTGA
- the hutI gene encoding imidazolonepropionase: protein MTQRLSCDSLWLGADLVTLRDGRYQIIHDGALAVAAGKLAWVGPQAQLPDYDAVTTTYFDGGIITPGFIDCHTHLMFGGNRSDEFEQRLNGVSYADIAANGGGILSTVRATRAATEQQLVDSARQRLALLLAEGVTTVEIKSGYGLDIDSEIKMLRAIRELAAQVPAQVIATCLAAHAVPPEYAGRADAWIATLCDRLLPQVAQEQLADAVDAFCEHLAFSPAQVETLFNTATKLGLPVKLHAEQLSALGGSSLAARYHALSADHLEYLTEEDVRAMAASGTVAVLLPGAFYLLRETQRPPVELLRQYGVPMAIASDANPGTSPALSLRLMLNMACTLFRLTPEEALAGVTYHAAKALGLRASHGSLEAGKVADFVHWPVARPAELVYWLGGQLPCTTIYRGHVRHVNH from the coding sequence ATGACTCAACGATTATCCTGCGACAGCCTGTGGCTCGGCGCCGATCTTGTCACCCTGCGCGATGGACGCTACCAGATCATTCATGATGGCGCACTGGCCGTCGCCGCAGGCAAGCTTGCCTGGGTTGGGCCGCAAGCGCAGTTACCCGACTATGATGCCGTCACCACCACCTACTTCGATGGCGGTATCATTACGCCCGGTTTTATCGATTGCCACACTCACCTGATGTTCGGTGGCAATCGCAGTGACGAATTCGAACAACGCCTCAATGGCGTTAGCTATGCCGACATCGCCGCCAACGGTGGCGGGATTCTCTCTACCGTTCGGGCCACGCGTGCCGCAACAGAACAGCAGTTGGTCGACAGCGCACGACAACGATTAGCCTTGCTGTTAGCCGAAGGCGTCACCACCGTCGAAATCAAATCCGGCTATGGGCTGGATATCGATAGCGAAATAAAAATGCTCCGCGCCATACGTGAGTTGGCTGCGCAGGTGCCCGCGCAGGTGATTGCTACCTGCCTGGCGGCCCACGCCGTTCCACCGGAATACGCAGGACGCGCCGACGCGTGGATTGCCACACTTTGCGATCGCTTACTGCCGCAGGTCGCGCAAGAACAATTGGCGGATGCGGTAGATGCGTTCTGCGAGCATTTGGCATTTTCACCCGCGCAGGTTGAAACACTGTTTAACACCGCAACAAAACTCGGGTTGCCAGTGAAATTGCACGCAGAGCAGCTCTCCGCACTGGGCGGTAGTTCCTTGGCGGCACGCTACCATGCGCTCTCTGCGGATCACCTGGAATACCTGACGGAAGAGGACGTTCGGGCGATGGCCGCCAGCGGCACGGTCGCCGTGCTGTTACCGGGTGCTTTCTACCTGCTGCGCGAAACGCAGCGGCCGCCGGTGGAACTGCTACGCCAGTACGGCGTGCCCATGGCCATCGCCAGCGATGCCAATCCCGGCACCTCACCCGCCCTCTCTCTACGCCTGATGCTCAACATGGCATGCACCCTGTTTCGGCTCACGCCGGAAGAAGCGTTGGCCGGTGTCACCTATCACGCCGCGAAAGCACTGGGGCTGCGAGCCAGCCACGGATCGCTTGAGGCCGGTAAGGTCGCCGATTTTGTACACTGGCCCGTTGCTCGTCCGGCAGAACTCGTCTATTGGTTGGGGGGGCAATTGCCTTGTACCACCATTTATCGTGGGCACGTTCGCCATGTAAATCATTAA
- a CDS encoding NAD-dependent succinate-semialdehyde dehydrogenase, translating to MGYATINPYTGEVVKTFPDATDAEVTDAINQAHNAFLAWKTTPFSTRSAILQKAATLLRQDKEEMARLLTLEMGKLVSEARAEVELSAQIFEYYVKHAETLLAPETLPVENPQEATAQIVHDPLGVLLAIEPWNFPYYQIARIIAPQLSAGNTILLKHASNVPQSAARFEKLMHDAGLPKGGFTNLYATRKHIEMILNDPRVQGVALTGSEGAGASVAQQAAKALKKSTLELGGADAFVVLKDADLEKTVKWAVFGRHWNGGQVCVSSKRMIIDDAVYDAFLERYTQGVAALRAGDPLDENTTLAPLSSQQAADEVKEKIKLAVSHGATALEVGPKVPAQGAFVQPTILTNITPDNPAYYMEFFGPVSMLFRAKDEDDAVRIANDSPFGLGGSVFTQDSQHGAEVAARISTGMVFVNHPTRVKADLPFGGVRRSGYGRELTGLGIKEFVNHKLISIVDIDAEF from the coding sequence GTGGGATATGCCACTATCAACCCGTACACGGGTGAAGTCGTTAAAACGTTCCCCGACGCCACTGACGCCGAAGTCACTGACGCCATCAATCAAGCTCACAACGCTTTCCTGGCATGGAAAACAACGCCATTTTCTACCCGAAGCGCCATTCTGCAAAAAGCCGCCACGCTCCTGCGCCAGGATAAAGAAGAAATGGCGCGGCTACTGACGCTGGAGATGGGTAAGCTGGTCAGTGAAGCGCGGGCAGAAGTCGAACTATCCGCACAAATTTTTGAATATTACGTTAAACACGCCGAAACATTATTAGCCCCCGAAACGCTGCCGGTAGAGAACCCGCAGGAAGCTACCGCACAAATCGTGCACGATCCGCTGGGCGTATTGCTCGCGATTGAGCCGTGGAATTTTCCTTATTACCAGATCGCACGCATCATCGCGCCGCAACTCTCCGCCGGTAATACCATTCTCCTGAAACATGCCTCAAACGTACCGCAGAGCGCTGCGCGATTTGAGAAGCTGATGCACGACGCCGGATTACCGAAAGGGGGATTTACCAACCTCTATGCCACCCGCAAGCATATCGAAATGATCCTCAACGATCCGCGTGTACAGGGCGTCGCCTTGACGGGTTCGGAAGGCGCAGGCGCTTCGGTGGCGCAACAGGCCGCGAAAGCGCTGAAAAAATCGACGTTGGAATTGGGCGGCGCGGATGCCTTTGTGGTGTTGAAAGATGCGGATTTGGAAAAAACCGTCAAATGGGCGGTATTTGGTCGCCACTGGAATGGCGGGCAAGTCTGTGTCTCTTCTAAACGCATGATCATTGATGACGCGGTGTATGATGCATTTCTTGAGCGCTATACGCAGGGCGTTGCCGCGTTACGGGCGGGCGACCCGTTGGATGAAAACACCACATTGGCGCCACTCTCATCCCAACAGGCTGCCGATGAAGTGAAAGAAAAGATCAAACTGGCGGTGTCTCACGGCGCTACGGCGCTGGAAGTCGGCCCTAAGGTGCCAGCGCAGGGTGCGTTTGTGCAACCGACTATCCTCACGAATATCACGCCGGATAACCCCGCCTATTATATGGAATTTTTTGGCCCGGTCTCCATGTTGTTCCGTGCCAAAGATGAAGATGACGCGGTACGCATTGCCAACGATTCTCCTTTTGGCCTCGGTGGTTCTGTATTCACACAAGACAGCCAACACGGAGCGGAGGTCGCCGCTCGAATCTCCACTGGGATGGTGTTCGTTAATCACCCAACTCGTGTTAAAGCCGATCTACCGTTCGGCGGCGTTCGCCGTTCCGGCTACGGACGCGAGCTTACCGGACTCGGCATTAAAGAGTTTGTGAACCATAAGCTGATTTCAATTGTTGATATTGATGCTGAATTCTAA
- a CDS encoding NADPH-dependent FMN reductase, which translates to MSTLHLLGIAGSLRQASTNKGLLRAAQAALPTNTTLEIADLSDVPFYNADLTEIPASVQRIARQAQQADGFVFACTEYNYSMAPALKNILDWLSRLPDSQPLSGKPVALMGAGGGMGTSRAQYHLRQSAVFLNLQPLNKPEVFANAFAGGFDDQGNLHDEKIATLIGEQMNALVAAINASR; encoded by the coding sequence ATGAGCACCCTACATCTATTAGGCATTGCAGGCAGTTTACGCCAAGCCTCGACAAATAAAGGGCTGTTGCGCGCCGCACAGGCAGCGCTGCCCACCAATACCACACTTGAGATTGCCGATCTGTCAGATGTGCCTTTCTACAATGCTGATTTGACTGAAATCCCCGCCAGCGTACAGCGTATCGCGCGCCAGGCACAACAGGCCGACGGTTTCGTGTTTGCCTGTACCGAGTACAATTACTCCATGGCTCCTGCGCTGAAGAACATTCTCGACTGGCTTTCACGCTTACCGGACAGCCAGCCGCTGAGCGGTAAGCCGGTAGCGCTGATGGGCGCGGGCGGCGGTATGGGCACTTCACGTGCGCAGTATCACCTACGTCAGAGCGCGGTATTTCTGAATCTCCAACCGCTCAACAAACCGGAAGTCTTCGCCAATGCGTTCGCGGGCGGCTTTGACGATCAGGGCAATTTGCATGACGAAAAAATTGCGACGCTCATCGGCGAACAAA